The Acidobacteriota bacterium genome contains the following window.
GGCGTTTGGTGACGATGTTGAGTTCGGCTGGGTTTAGGACATGAGTGTCCTGGTCCTGCACGAGGAAACCGCCGCTGATCTGTTTGTATTCCAGCTGTTGGCCTTGGGTCTTTGGTCTTTGGCCTTGGAGTTGAAGAATTCTAAGGTTCTTCTTTGAACGGAAGATCTCCAGAGCTTCATTATCATATTCCGGAGCGACAATTACCTCTGAAAACACTTCGATCACGGCTTTGGCGGTTTCGGCATCTACCTTTTGGTTGAACGCCACAATGCCGCCGAAGGCTGAGACGGGGTCGGTGGATAGGGCTCGTTTGTAGGCTTCGAGGTTGGTTGCAGCGGTGCCGACGCCGGAGGGGTTGGTGTGTTTGATGATGGTGACGGCGAGCTGGTCGAAGTCCTGGACGAGGTTCCACGCGGCTTCGGCATCGACGTAGTTGTTGAACGACATCTCTTTGCCGTGGAGCTGCTCGGCTGAGGCGATGCCTTCGGAGCCTTCTTCGGTGGTGTAGATCGCTGCACGCTGGTGCGGGTTTTCGCCGTATCTTAGATCCGTGACCTTGGTAAGGTCGATCGAGCGGTATTGGGGAAGCGGCTTAGTCGCGTCCGAGAGAACCACCCCGTCAGCCGAAGCGGCAGCCACCCCTCCTTCGTAAGGAGGGGAGTTTTCTGGATCGTCTTCTAATTCAATAAACGCCAGATGGCCGAGTGGGTTGAGCGGTTCTAGTCTTTCCAGATCGTCATTTGAGAGCTGTTTCGCGAGGTATGATGAAATAGCTAGGTCGTAGCTGGCCGTGCGTGTGTAGGCGAGCGTGGCTAGGCGTTGGCGGGTTTCCAGGGAGAGGGAACCGTCGTTGGCATCCATCTCTTCGATGATCTCGTCGTACAAGCGTGAATCCGTCACAACGGCAACGTCACGCCAGTTTTTTGAGGCTGAGCGGATCATCGCAGGGCCGCCGATGTCGATGTTTTCTACTGCTTCCTCGAGGCTGACGCCGTCTTTGGCGATGGTTTCTTCGAACGGGTAAAGGTTGACGACGACGAGGTCTATAGGCTCGATACCGTGTTCGTGCATCGAAGCAACGTGCTCAGGATTGTCACGCAAAGCGAGAAAGGCTCCGTGCATCTTGGGATGCAGCGTTTTGACACGGCCGTCCATCATCTCTGGAAAGCCCGTAACAGTGGAGACGTCTGTAACGTTTGAAACAGTCTCGCGAAGGCTCTTCGCTGTTCCGCCGGTTGAGATGATCTCGACGCCGTGTTTGGCGAGAGCGGCTGCGAATTCCGCGAGGCCGACTTTGTCCGAGACGCTGATAAGGGCACGTTTGATCTTTCTGAGTTCGCTCATAATATGGAAGCGGCTGCTAGCCTGCTGATATTTCACACGCAGGCTGGCAGCCTGCGTTCCGCAATACAAAAAAGCGGCTCATATGCCGCTTCATCAAACACTAATATATTGTATTACGAACTCACCTACAAAGACGGGCGGGAGAAAAAGGTACGCGTTTAGAAGAAGAATCGTCCGAGAAATAGCAGGCTCAAAACGACTATCATCGCGAAAATAATGACTTTGATTACACTCATAAATCCTCTATCCTGTGGGCAGAGCCTGTTCGTGAATAGTAAGTCTATTCGCCGCCCAATAGCGATGTCAAAAATTTTAGCACCAATTCCCACCGTTTTAGCTGCGTTCGTGCTGATTTTACAATTCTTTACATTTACAGAGGCTCAGGACGTCGATGTTCGCATCAGGATCAACGCGGAGAAGGCTGTAACAGCCGATGTAACGGTCTCGGTAAATGTTACAAACAAGGCTGAGCGGATCTGGTTCTTGGACCAATATGGCGAGGTTTTCGGGTTGCTGACGGAGCGGTTATCGCACATCTATTTCTACGACAAACCCGGCTTTCTGATCGCTCGTAAAAGCTTGCAGCCGAACGAGATGGTCAGCCTCAATAACGT
Protein-coding sequences here:
- the purH gene encoding bifunctional phosphoribosylaminoimidazolecarboxamide formyltransferase/IMP cyclohydrolase; amino-acid sequence: MSELRKIKRALISVSDKVGLAEFAAALAKHGVEIISTGGTAKSLRETVSNVTDVSTVTGFPEMMDGRVKTLHPKMHGAFLALRDNPEHVASMHEHGIEPIDLVVVNLYPFEETIAKDGVSLEEAVENIDIGGPAMIRSASKNWRDVAVVTDSRLYDEIIEEMDANDGSLSLETRQRLATLAYTRTASYDLAISSYLAKQLSNDDLERLEPLNPLGHLAFIELEDDPENSPPYEGGVAAASADGVVLSDATKPLPQYRSIDLTKVTDLRYGENPHQRAAIYTTEEGSEGIASAEQLHGKEMSFNNYVDAEAAWNLVQDFDQLAVTIIKHTNPSGVGTAATNLEAYKRALSTDPVSAFGGIVAFNQKVDAETAKAVIEVFSEVIVAPEYDNEALEIFRSKKNLRILQLQGQRPKTQGQQLEYKQISGGFLVQDQDTHVLNPAELNIVTKRQPTTAELHAMQLAWTVCKHVKSNAIVFANEHQTLGVGAGQMNRVDSVRIAAMRAERFYLSLKGTALASDAFFPFRDNVDEAAKFGVSAIIQPGGSIKDEESIAAANEHGIAMAFTGIRHFKH